The segment tgtaaaaaaaaaagagatagaTTCTGACATAAAAAATGGGCGTGAAAGACACAAAACCAATTGAGGGATTGTTTCCCCTTGTGATTCTCTCCCCTCAACCTCAACCAATAATTATCTTCAACTCCATTAATTGTATTTTACCAAATACTATTCTACATATCAGAAATTATATCAAAAATCATGAAAAGAAACGTAAATATTTTCATTCTAACTTTCACTCCACCTTTCAAACTCATCATTTGAGTTTCCTAAGAACTATTAAACCCAAATttatgaattcaaaatttaaaattcaaaatctataatactTTGTGGACTTATTGCATTGAAATAAAAAGTCAAAGAAAAATGACATAGCATACATATGCTTCATGTTGTGAAGTGGGCAAACTGTGTCTCTTAGACATAATGGCCATAATACGCTTTTAAGACATAAAATATTTCTCTCATATTAAGAGAAGTGAGAGATATTGTTGAAGACAAATAGATTGTGTGAACTGCAGGGCTAGTGATGAACTCAGCATTGTTGAAGTCACTGATTTAATGAGTAATATCTTCTAAAACTTgaataattaagtttagtaaggaaaaaaaaaaaggctatttAAAGAAGTACCAAACTTGCTACAGAATTGAAGACGAGACCATTTCTCTTCTAAAACTAAAAATGGCTCTGTTCCAATAAATTGATTCAAAGTGTtcacaaaaaatataaaaatatggaattttgtttttaatttaaacaaaaattCAGCAGCCATTAAAAACTATTCTTTTAAATATAAATCCCAACTCATCTCTTAATAAATCTAGCATAATAATTTCGATAAATACATAGGTAATTGAATAAAACTATTTCTTTACCAATTACATTGAAATTTACTATCGTTTAAAAAGTATTAAAATATTATCTCAAAGTTTTCTGTACAATGCGTACCTTGTTTcaataaattcattttaaattttaaattttagtcttaattcaaataataactattaaatttattaaattaaattttgctgtctttgaaaattttatatcgTAAACATATTATTATATTTGTAATATCATGTTAGATTGTTATTATcacataatatatttaaaatatcatgccattttaattaatgaatttaatagctattatttaagtaaaaactaaaattttataatttaaaaagtaggactgaaaatgattaaattgaacaaCATGAAGTAAATCGGCATGCggatttgaattgaaattttaaaatataaaaataaaaatttagctgAAACTATGATCTTAGAGGGAGTTTAAGCATTTGATCAATTAGTAATGGGGTGGTGGCCGGTGGGGGTTAAATTTTGGGCCTCAAATAGTGACCCGTTTCAGTTTCTATTTCCGCCTCCTAATCAAGCCAGCAACAACAGTAAACATAATATATCTTCCTTCATAAATATGTTTTAGAACTTGAAATGTATCATAATAGATCTTCCGACGTTGGATTGGGGTACAATAGTTTTACCTGCTAATTGTTGGTCtaaaagttaaatatatatatatatatatatgtcggTGCCTTAACCAAGTTTGATGTCTCAATAAAAAGGGAATTAGTGGGCGGTACATACATGCTACTTCACACTTTTTTGCACTTATCCCTTATATACAAAGTGATGCGTGCtttataattaaaaagaaaagcaaTTAAAGAAATGGGTTTAGAAAGTAGAAACTTGGAATGCTTGTAATGTCATGGAACCTAATTCCAAAAAAGCAAAGAAAAGCATATTGTTTACTAACACTTATCAAAAAAGCATATCGTTTGCTAATGGAAAAAGCAAACAAAAGTTATCAGATTACACTAATTAATCTTCTTAATGCTGGTTTTGCAATAATGTTTTTCTCAAGCAATCAAAAGAAACTTTTTATGATAAGGAATATTGTGAGTGCAAGATTAATTAGTTTGGCATGAAGCATGAGTGGAACTTGCAAAAACATGGAAAAGGATTTGAGACTTAATGTCTTCCATCAACAGCTTCTTCAAATTTGAGTGCAACCTAACCATCTGTCCCCTATTGTTGGGTGGGGAGGATCGTTATCTCCCCACGCCACGAACCTTCAATTACTCACCAGCAACTGGCATCTcatgccataaatatatatatagttagtTAGTTCTGATGTTAACACGGATTAAGCTGAATTGGGTCACAGATTGGAGGGTGGTATGATTATTTGGTCTGGCTAGCTGGCCtactaacttttcattttctattcATGGCCAACACGTATTTAGATATGAGTAACTCGAACCCGATTAACTTATCGTAGGTGATGTGGGGTTATAAGCGTGACTACCATTCCAAGCTGCTCCAAAAGCATCTATCAACAGCAAAGCATCTGCACAAGTATTTGTCTCCAgacattaaaataaagtaaaagatGTTTGAATGAACATGAAATGGTGTTAGATTCTCCATTAAGCAAAATTATATCTTCTAATAAAAATGATTCTTCCTTCTCATGTTATCAGTTTTTTGGTGTATGATTCTGATTTCATTTAAGTTATCTTTTACCATTAATTGCAGCAAAATTtagttgaaatttttatattctaGGCCATTAAATTCTGACAGTAAATCAACATGAATCTTTGTACCAACCTAAGGTTTCTTTAGTCCACTGTTTGGTTAGTGGTCCTGGTAAAAGCCAGTCAGATAATGCTTGCTCATAAATTATTGCTAATGTTCTAATGTCACTGTCAGTATCATAATACAAGAATAATGTCTCCATTGTCtgatatttttttcaattttcataaaattttagtgtTCAATTCTCAGAATATGAGTTTATTGTTGCTTGTATTAAACATGTTACATGCAATTGACTTAAGCTTACCTTCCAAAAGTTTGCATGTAATAGTATCCAACAACTAAGTCAAAAgagaaaaagcaaaaagaaaacaaCCGAATCTGAATAAAACATGTCATCCCACTCAAACAGATGATTTTTGTGTTCACCAGATCAATGAATATAAgcatatattttcattttaatggAGTATAAGTAGGGTTATTTTAAGGGgtgataaaataaaagtttaaCTTCCAATACCATTAGATTGTCTGTTAGATTTAGGTAAAAAAGATCTCAGTTGAAAAGTTCATATATTGGTGGCCAGATCATTCTTCTTTCAACATCAAGTTGCAAAAAGCTTTCTTCATTCTCTGATCTATTTATCCTACAATTCAGAATTGTGATCAGTCCCCAGGTCTTAGGTTGATGTCAAACCACTAAAAAGATGCCCTTCTTTTGCAAAAAGAATCTGGGTTTTTAAATTGTTGCCTCTGAAATGTGGGTTTCCCTTTACAAGAAGCAAGCTTTCAATATCATTTGCCAAAAAGAagggtttttcttttttatagTGAAATAATTCATTCAATCTgtttgagaaaaaaaaaggaaaaaaaaactggTTTTTGTAGAGATTAGCATGAGAGCGTGAGTTTAGATTATTGGTGAAAGATTTTGTTCTATGGCTGGTGAAGATTTGGTGGAACTCAAATTCAGGCTTGCAGATGGAACTGACATTGGTCCAAGCAAGTACAGTCCAGCTACAACTGTGGCATCTCTGAAAGAGATAATACTTGCTCAGTGGCCTAAAGGTTAATTTGCTCAACCCTTTTTTTTCCCCATTTTTACCTGTTTAACAATTGTATGTAACTATGCATCACCGGGTTCTGTGCTTTTATCATGAAAAATGTCTTTGTTATCCATTGCTTCAAAATCAAAAGTATCTGTCTCAAGAATGTCCTGTATTTTCCTTTATGCTTGCTTGCAAATTAGTTCAGTTAGTGAAGAGTGTTTTTTTATTCTTGGATCCACGGCACTGTAACTCAAAGGCACATGATGATCTTAGATCAAAATAACATGCTAACTTCTTGAGTAATAAAGCTTCACTGATTTAACCTTTTAGATTTCTATTTGTTAATCTAAAGAGGAAGGCAGTCATAAAAGCTTTCTCAGAAACATTTTTCCTCATATAATTCTCCTATTCTGTGATTTATATCTGAACTATTGTGTTGTTTATAACATTCAAAATTGTGCTTGGGTACATAATTGGCTTCTGTTTTTATATGGAAAACTCTGGTCTGTTTTACAGACAAAGAAAATTGCCCAAAGACAACACAAGATGTGAAGCTAATTAATGGTGgaaagatacttgaaaacaacaGCACACTTGCTGACTGCACACTACTGGTTGGTGAACTTCCGGGCGGTGTAATCACAATGCATGTGGTTCTTCGCCTTCCTTTGTCAGACAAAAACAATGGTAATCCACTTCATATATGCATTTGATTAATTTGTTAAATCTGTTGTTGGATTTTTGGTTGGTAAAGCTTTGCAGAAGCTAATCAATTTCATAACATCCATGTTTGTTTTCCTATTCTATTTCTCTCTTTTAAACAATAACTACAAGTAGCAAGTGGTGTATTCGTATTGTTTTGTCAAGTCATAATCTCATGTACTGACTTTAGTTAATGATCAGAGCATGTCAACTTATATGGTGATTAACTATCCACAGAGAAACAACAGGATGATACTCCAAAGAAAAGTGGCTGTTCCTGCACCATCTTGTAGCTACCTAATGAGATTTCTGATGCCATTTCCTTGAATGAAAATACCTGTTATATCTGTTGTTGAGTGCCAAATTCCTCAACATTACAATGTTTCAGGATTTTTCAAGTGAAGTGGGGgacaagagagagagagagccaCAAATAATGGTGAAGCAGAGATGAAGGAAAAAGGTCTGGGAcacaaatggttgaatttgttgTGTTTATTTACATAATATACAATCGGTTTGCTTTTTAATATTGTGTAGCAAGCTTCAACAACATGACCCTGCAATAGCCTGTGAGTTCACTGCAAGTTTGATCATTTAATAACAGTGAAGAAGCAGGCAATAACTTAAAACTGTAAAGGGTCGTTTCTTTCTCTTAAAGTGTACTAAGGAGACTAGGAGAGGCCGATGAGGACGGAATCTAGTTCCGGGCTTTCACAGATGCCCGTAATATTCTTGACAGTCATCATGTCATGAGTCTCTGTCTAAGAGTTTCAGTCTTTAAAGGACCATATCATTTCCTTATAGACAGTTGAGTGAGACCAGTTTAAAGTATTTCACGTGCAAGTATATAACAAGCTTGTAATTCAAAGCTAATTGCAAGGAATTGCGGTACCATGTATGAAGTATTATTCTTCACCAAGATAATAAGATAAGTAGGAGAAAGAAATCGTATGAACAAACGAAAGA is part of the Gossypium arboreum isolate Shixiya-1 chromosome 5, ASM2569848v2, whole genome shotgun sequence genome and harbors:
- the LOC108452144 gene encoding membrane-anchored ubiquitin-fold protein 6-like isoform X1 produces the protein MAGEDLVELKFRLADGTDIGPSKYSPATTVASLKEIILAQWPKDKENCPKTTQDVKLINGGKILENNSTLADCTLLVGELPGGVITMHVVLRLPLSDKNNEKQQDDTPKKSGCSCTIL
- the LOC108452144 gene encoding membrane-anchored ubiquitin-fold protein 6-like isoform X2, yielding MAGEDLVELKFRLADGTDIGPSKYSPATTVASLKEIILAQWPKDKENCPKTTQDVKLINGGKILENNSTLADCTLLVGELPGGVITMHVVLRLPLSDKNNGFFK